The Tardiphaga alba genome includes a window with the following:
- a CDS encoding MFS transporter, translated as MTSVETSLPTKPEPIETPVGAALIAALLILTCGHVLSNMLRTTPALAIDVMAPDLGVTPQTLAALTSTYHFFFAMLQIPIGVALDRYSIRSVSLVLFAGTVVGAAIAAFSTGPVSFFVSQATIGMATSGMLMCPMTLAAKRLSPAQFGMWSGIILSFGNSGLLLSASPLAFIVESFGWRAGYWTAAAAAVVVAALVAIIVPVARPEGQQRALGAEMVSVFHLGVSRALRGIVILAFVSLAMQLVLRGLWAGPWLMTVKGLSRIEAGHVLLLFTLALVVSPAVAGILDRRLAHRRVVLLTLHLVAAVLLLAMALGAPGYPLAVLLGVPLLPVAVDSALLVTFGFLVSMQPLIYAMVRQAVAPENIGKALSASNLAFFLGTAVMQSITSPVAAYWGLPAVLIVMAVCLVVGSLIFFALTRPSVVRAKV; from the coding sequence ATGACGTCTGTTGAAACTTCCCTGCCCACCAAGCCCGAACCCATCGAGACGCCGGTTGGCGCCGCGCTGATCGCGGCGCTGCTAATCCTCACCTGCGGCCATGTGCTTTCGAACATGCTGCGCACGACGCCCGCGCTGGCCATCGACGTGATGGCCCCCGATCTCGGTGTCACGCCGCAGACGCTGGCGGCGCTGACCTCGACCTATCATTTCTTCTTCGCGATGCTGCAGATCCCGATCGGCGTCGCGCTGGATCGTTACAGCATCCGCTCGGTGTCCCTGGTGCTTTTCGCCGGTACGGTCGTTGGGGCAGCGATCGCCGCGTTCTCGACCGGGCCGGTGTCCTTTTTCGTGTCGCAGGCGACCATCGGCATGGCGACATCCGGCATGTTGATGTGCCCGATGACTCTCGCTGCGAAACGTCTGTCTCCCGCGCAATTCGGCATGTGGTCAGGCATTATTCTATCGTTCGGCAATTCCGGCCTGCTGCTGTCGGCAAGCCCGCTGGCTTTCATCGTGGAAAGCTTCGGTTGGCGTGCTGGCTACTGGACCGCGGCCGCGGCCGCGGTGGTGGTTGCCGCATTGGTCGCGATCATCGTGCCGGTCGCGCGTCCTGAAGGTCAGCAGCGAGCGCTGGGTGCCGAGATGGTCTCGGTATTCCATCTCGGCGTATCGCGTGCGCTGCGCGGCATCGTCATTCTGGCCTTTGTATCTCTTGCCATGCAGCTCGTGCTGCGTGGCCTCTGGGCCGGCCCATGGCTGATGACCGTCAAGGGTCTCTCGCGAATCGAAGCAGGCCACGTGCTGCTGCTGTTCACCCTTGCACTTGTTGTTTCGCCGGCGGTGGCCGGTATTCTTGACCGCAGGCTGGCGCATCGCCGCGTCGTGCTGCTCACGCTTCACCTCGTCGCTGCTGTGCTGCTGCTGGCCATGGCGCTTGGCGCACCTGGCTACCCGCTGGCGGTGCTACTCGGTGTTCCGCTGCTGCCTGTTGCCGTCGACAGCGCCTTGCTGGTGACATTCGGCTTTCTCGTCTCCATGCAGCCGCTGATCTATGCGATGGTTCGTCAAGCGGTGGCGCCAGAAAATATCGGCAAGGCGTTGTCCGCATCCAATCTGGCATTCTTCCTGGGCACCGCGGTGATGCAATCGATCACCAGCCCCGTTGCAGCCTATTGGGGATTGCCGGCTGTGTTGATCGTGATGGCGGTGTGTCTGGTGGTCGGCAGCTTGATCTTTTTTGCACTGACTCGCCCCTCGGTGGTACGCGCAAAAGTGTGA
- a CDS encoding glutathione S-transferase family protein: MAAPDLILHHYPRSPFAEKIRVAFGLKGLRWCSVEQPRIAPKPQLVPLTGGYRRIPVLQIGADIYCDTRLILAELERRFPDPSFYPPGTRGAADMIAGWADQALFATALGLVFGINGDRFPAELHADRASFTAGKFDGWNSEKMRPHVPSLRSELSHHLRWIDASLMEAGPFILGSMPSLADVAVYHSLWYLRGNLGEAEGLTRHPRVLDWMNRIAAIGHGQGVAMSTEAALSTARDAEPVEINDGGSEWSPGTPLAVTPTDWGFDTVTGLCAIADPLRVALRRDDPQTGRTVVHFPRIGFAVAPL, from the coding sequence GTGGCTGCGCCGGATCTCATTCTTCATCACTATCCGCGTTCGCCATTCGCAGAGAAAATCCGGGTCGCATTTGGCTTGAAGGGGCTGCGCTGGTGCTCGGTGGAGCAGCCGCGTATCGCCCCGAAGCCCCAGCTCGTGCCGCTGACAGGCGGTTACCGGCGCATTCCCGTGCTTCAGATCGGTGCCGATATCTATTGCGATACGCGGCTTATTCTCGCCGAGCTCGAACGCCGCTTTCCTGATCCCTCATTTTATCCGCCAGGCACGCGCGGTGCCGCCGACATGATCGCCGGCTGGGCAGATCAGGCCTTGTTTGCAACGGCGCTTGGCCTCGTTTTCGGCATCAATGGTGACCGATTTCCCGCGGAGCTGCATGCCGATCGCGCCAGCTTTACGGCGGGGAAATTCGATGGCTGGAATAGCGAGAAGATGCGTCCACACGTGCCGTCGTTGCGGAGCGAGCTCTCCCATCATCTGCGCTGGATCGACGCGAGTCTCATGGAAGCTGGACCTTTCATCCTGGGCTCAATGCCGTCACTTGCCGATGTCGCCGTCTATCACTCGCTCTGGTATCTGCGCGGGAATCTCGGAGAAGCAGAGGGGCTAACCCGGCATCCGCGCGTGCTAGACTGGATGAATCGTATCGCAGCCATCGGCCACGGCCAGGGCGTCGCCATGTCCACTGAAGCTGCACTTTCGACGGCGCGTGACGCCGAGCCCGTTGAGATCAATGATGGTGGTTCGGAGTGGTCGCCCGGTACACCGCTCGCGGTCACGCCCACGGATTGGGGCTTCGACACGGTCACAGGCCTCTGCGCCATAGCCGACCCCTTGAGAGTCGCTTTGCGCAGGGATGATCCGCAAACGGGAAGGACAGTGGTCCATTTCCCACGGATTGGCTTTGCCGTTGCGCCACTTTGA
- a CDS encoding DUF4126 family protein: MIYVCGLLLGAITGLRAMTGAAAASWAAYLGIAKVSGTWLAFLGSSWAVAIFSILAIVELVTDQLPSTPSRKVPVQFGTRIAIGIIAGIAVASPANWLLGAIAGGIGAVIGTLGGAHLRGRLAASFGKDAPAAFIEDAVAIIGAILIVLALK; the protein is encoded by the coding sequence ATGATCTATGTGTGTGGGTTGTTGTTAGGGGCGATCACCGGTTTGCGGGCAATGACCGGAGCCGCGGCAGCCAGCTGGGCTGCCTATCTCGGCATCGCCAAGGTCTCTGGCACTTGGCTCGCTTTTCTTGGCTCGTCGTGGGCCGTCGCAATATTCTCCATTCTCGCGATTGTTGAACTTGTCACCGATCAACTGCCATCGACGCCGAGCCGCAAGGTGCCTGTGCAGTTCGGCACCCGTATCGCAATCGGCATCATTGCGGGGATCGCGGTGGCGAGTCCTGCCAACTGGCTGCTGGGGGCGATTGCAGGCGGCATCGGTGCGGTGATCGGTACGCTCGGCGGCGCCCATCTGCGCGGGCGGCTCGCCGCCAGCTTTGGAAAGGATGCCCCTGCGGCTTTCATCGAAGACGCTGTGGCGATCATCGGTGCCATTCTCATCGTGCTGGCGTTGAAATGA